Proteins found in one Muntiacus reevesi chromosome 2, mMunRee1.1, whole genome shotgun sequence genomic segment:
- the LOC136158987 gene encoding secretoglobin family 2B member 2-like, which produces MMKGALLVLTLLVTRELTFNMPEVEACPVFYAGVASLLLGSKTLLNSTLDLVDSTDEEKAAFGKVQDCFNEEGFDAKLHISQLLASIIFDKDCTGYQVSTVLSTVLGIILSVVSLVK; this is translated from the exons ATGATGAAGGGAGCACTGCTTGTGCTGACCCTGCTGGTAACCAGAGAGCTGACCTTCAACATGCCTGAGG TGGAGGCCTGCCCTGTGTTTTATGCTGGAGTTGCCTCGCTGTTACTTGGAAGCAAAACATTGTTGAACTCAACGCTCGATTTGGTTGATAGTACTGATGAGGAAAAGGCAGCCTTTGGAAAAGTCCAGGATTGCTTCAATGAGGAGGGATTTGACGCCAAACTGCATATTTCACAACTTCTG GCTTCCATCATCTTCGACAAGGATTGCACCGGCTATCAAGTGTCCACGGTTCTGAGTACTGTTTTGGGAATAATTCTCAGTGTGGTCTCTTTGGTGAAATAA